Proteins found in one bacterium genomic segment:
- a CDS encoding DUF2769 domain-containing protein: protein MTPEKEGQDQRIVLTLCICSSCPSWVECGERGGYCSANIGRSRKIKKERGCICGGCPVAEKLGLVRDYFCTRGSEKKQMGR, encoded by the coding sequence ATGACTCCGGAAAAAGAGGGGCAGGATCAGCGGATAGTGCTCACCCTCTGCATCTGCAGCTCATGCCCTAGTTGGGTCGAGTGCGGCGAGCGCGGCGGCTACTGCTCAGCGAACATCGGTCGGAGCAGGAAGATAAAAAAGGAGCGGGGCTGCATCTGCGGCGGGTGCCCGGTGGCGGAGAAGCTGGGGCTCGTGCGGGATTACTTCTGCACCCGCGGCTCCGAGAAGAAGCAGATGGGCCGGTAG